The region TATAGCTAAGGAGACTGAATCGAAAACCTTGGAGAAGTTGAATGAAGTGAACAAAGAAATGGCTGCTAGAAAAGAATCTTTGAAGATTGCAATGGATAAAGCTGAGAAGGCAAGGGAAGGAAAATTAGGTGCAGAACAAGAATTAAGAAAGTGGAGAGCCGAACACGGGCAACGAAGAAAAGCCGGCGAAATAGGCCAAAAAGTGGTAAACCAGAACACAAGCCATAGTGGTAAACTCGAACAAAATAATAGGGGAAATATTCCTCCTGGACATCACTTTTCAACTCAAAAGTCTTATGTTCGTGCGAACAATGAAAATGGATCATCGCCGGATGCGAAAAACggaaagaagaagaaaaagtcGTTTTTTCCACGGGTTCTTATGTTCTTTGCAAGAAGAAAATCACATTCAACTCATTAAGGCTAATCACTTTTTGAGAAATCACAATGCATTGTTATGTATTGAGAGAGTATACCATACAGTCCATACTTGTATATGTTAGTGATTTTGCAGTATTGTGAATGGTTTTCCAGTAAGTAACCTTGGTGAGAaaagaacaacaacaaaaaaaaagaaaagaaaaaagaaagaatgTTTCTGTATTGTGTATAGCCGTTTTGGCTTTTGTAAAGATCTTTGTGAAGTTATACCAAATTAAAGGTACTTTTTGGAGTTTGATATTTCAAGTCTTATGAATGTTCATAAGATTGTTCCATGCTTAACTCTACAAATGATTGACATATGTTCAGGTCATCTTTTATTTAACATAGGGTGCCTCCCTCGTGCTCAGGACTTGAATGATTCGATAGCAGAAATCACTTTTTATAAACTAAAATTAGACCGAACCTATAATCTATAGAAGATTTGGTTTTTTCAATATATAGCTCACATAAATTTATTTTTGGCTCTTATACAATGGCAATATCAATGCCAAATTATTGTTAAAATACATATATTTAATCTATAATCAGCAGCAGTATATGCTTTACTTAATTTCCCACACAGCATAATCTTTTCCATCAGCAGCTACCACTGCATTTGATGGAAGAAGGTTTCCAAGATCCAATTTGGGTCCAATCTTAACAATAATCTTATCATCAATTTTAGCCATATAGAGATCACCTTCAGCAGCCAAAATATTCACACTGCTTGTAGCTGTAATTCCATTCCTCTTCCTTATTGCTGTCAATTTCTTTATAGGCTCCATTAGTCCCCATTCTATGTAGTGATCATAGAACTGCATGCACCAACAGTTAGAATATATAGTAACAAAAAAACAAAATAGAAATGCAAATTGCAAACAATGACCACGATATTTGTTCACACAGTTCGGTCAAGTGTATTTAGAATTTCGGTGTTGCAAGACATATGTATCATACTACAGTCCAAACTGTAAGAATACCCTGAATCTTACCGTGCAGGACTATCGCCCCCCGCATCTTACTGTGGAGGACTATCGCCCTCTAGTTGCCCCCCACAACAAACAACTGGGAGGGAGCCTCGCGTCGCTACCTAACTCGGCTCGCCCGCCCCCGCCCTCTTCTGTGACTATGAGTCATCTACCAACAATACAATATTCTAGAGAATTGTGGTTTATGTATGTTACTTACAATTGTGGGGTGACCAGGATGAGTAAGAATGTAAACATAACCCAACATAACTTTATCAGATGGAAATGGCCATAATTTCTGAGAACCAGTATCATGATTATCCACAAAAGTAACAGCATTTGATGGCATTATTCCAATCATCCCTGGTGGTTTTCCATTAGCATCTTTCATCCTCCAAAGCTCACCTTCAACAGCAGCACCTAAAATCATTTTCGTAGTAAAATCAAAAGTAGTTACAACACCACCAGCAGCATTAACCCAATTAACCAAAGTTTCGCGGTGCGCGTCTTGGTTAGCCAATGGTTTTCCATCTGAACCCAATTCGACGCCTCGGTAAAGCTCTCCAACCGCGAAATCAGGTGATGTTTTCTCCACGTAGGTTTTTGAAAACCTTGGAGCATATCCGACAACCATGTCTAGTCTCCATCCTACAAAACCAACTTCAGTTTTCAACCAGTTCATCCAATCTGATAGTTCTTGTTGTACTTTTGGATTCGTGTGATCGATGTCGGGTGCACCTGGCCAATCCTCACCTGACATTACATATAATAGTTAGTTACAAAAGATAGTTAAAACCATTACATGTTTTTTTCATTAACTATTTAAGTTAATGATATGTGATTTTCATCAAGAATAGTACTATCTGATCCGTGATTTCTATCAAGAATAGTACTATCTCATTCGTGATTTCTATCAAGAATAGTATCATCTGATCCGTGGGTAATACCTGTGTCGGGGTTGCCCGTGCCTTTGAATTGGACATCGTTGCTACAAATATAGGACACGTCCCAATCTAGGCGAGTGTCGGGAGTGCCACCTTCGAAGATGCTAAGTCCATTGTTGTCTAGTCTCTCCGCTGTTCTGTGGTTTATGACTATGTCAGATACGCATTTCACTCCTCGATCACGAAATGCTGAAACTAGTGACTTCAATTCCTCCTTGTTGCCATACTTGGATGTGTCAAGATCATATAATCTTTTAGGCAGGTAACCTTTCAATTTCAATCAAAAAATCAACTTATCAGATTCATTAAATAACTGATATATCTAATTTATATATAGACAAAATAGACGAGTTAATTAAATTACCTTGAGGACCATCGTCGTGAGAGTTGGAGGGAGGAGGAAGCCAAACATATTGAACACCAGCATCTGCTATATCAGGTACCTTAGTCTTCAAGAAATTCCACCATCCTCCTTCTTTTTCAGCTGATGCCCAGTTGAAACCCTAccacatattattattattattattattattattattattattattattattattattattaaacTCTCCTCTATGTTAAATAAAACAAAGAAATGATTAGAAAGACAAAAAGAATGGTGATGATACCTGAAATAGTATGGTAGAGGAGGAAAAAGGGAAAATGGAAATGCAAAGATAAAGAAAGCATAATGAATGAAGAAACTTCATGTTTGGTATGTAGTTTGGTCTTGCACTTATGCCATCTTTGTCATGTGTCCTTTTATAGGCAATCTTAGAGTAAGATATTGGGTTGATTTTTCAGACTTTCATTCAATGGAGTCAAAATAAACATAGTAGATTGTACTAGATATATCTATCTTAGATTAGGTTCAACGAATGTTAATTAGAGTATGGAATTTAATGGTATCTGATATTGAAAAATAGAGAAATTTATAAACGCTTTTTTCACAAAGAATTGCGGTAGGATGATTATTGGAATTGACAAAGGCTTTGAGGATGGTTTCACAACTTTTGAAGATGAAGGTCATCATTAAACCATTATATGATGCTTGGTCTAGTGGTGTTGAACATAATGCCAATAACTTATATGATGGTACCATCATTAAACCATTAACATGTTGGTTTATTACACAAGAGATAGAAAAAGAATATGTGATATAAGATGACTCTTTATTAGATAAATTTATTAATGATCAAGTCACTTCAAACATAAAAGGGGATGAGGTGAATTGTGATATTTAGATTTTCAAAAAACCGATTTATAAAGACAATTTGATTTAAATTTGTTTATGTTAGAGGAGATAAATAGACAAGtataaagcaacaaaataaaATAGAAGAGAAGAATAATAGAAAAAAGTTCGTATTTAGAAAATTGATGTGTTTTGAAATGATGACAATCCTCctttcactacgccaaaaactggaatagacagcgcaccttagagggcgctttattacaaaagcgctctctaaagtgaagcgaaaaaataaggagcaatagacagcgcactttagagggcgcttttgtaataaagcgccctctaaggtgaagcgaaaaaataaggaggagatagagggacaacaatacatggcgctttttagaaagcgccctctaaggttacccttagagggcgcttttaataaagcgctgttataagtccatgtgcatttccagtttataaagcgcttctggaaagccttagagagcgcttccataagcgccctcttaggccccctttagagggcgctttttttccacaagcgccctctaaggtcccctttagtaaacattaaaattataacatactgcgcgttttgttatttcactctctgttattttcgttctttttcacgttacggttctcactgctacgattttcgctacttctaaggcgttctccttccacctctgttagatctacgacgtttcctccttctaccaatcaaaggtacacgatgcagcttatgagtgtatttattctagcatacattattacttgcactattgctttgttttagctttgccccatttcagttttatgttattgttgtctatgctacgtttgtttcgacctgtaaagtttcaatattcatagtcatttaaatagtttggatttattaggcaattgacggttggtttttaaattgctgaatttgatatcgctatgaatcacattcaaagactGTTGTTAGGGTTCGGTTATGGTTGCATTATAGAGACATTAGAAACCTTTGATTCTAGTAACTTAGcgtacatagcgtagctagtaacttaagaagtttaggtatggatgttatttgatagagtaaatggagacatgaatgccctgcacagagactaactcaataaagcgaaattgttttgtctcatcccatttttggtttctcttctgaaattgttttttgtttattctaattagtaatggataatacatggatgtcttccaatcgattgtcgagagagtacgagaatggggtatcagaattcgttaagtttgccgttgcgcacgccgaagaccccagtagaatgatatgtccttgcttgggttgttgttatgggaaacgggttgacgcagttcagttgacatcgcatctaatgaggcatggaattgatcgaagttatacatgttggaatttgcatggtgagaaaagtaacgagaatgttgaaccgggggatagtacgacctatgcctcaaactatagtggcccagatacatacgattgtgatcgagttgaagagattgcagaagcacttgaaggagatcttaaggattgtcccgaaatgtttgagaggttggtaagtgatgcagagaaacctttgtatgatggttgcactaaattcacaagattgtctgcggtattaaagttgtacaacttaaaggcgggcaatggatggtcggataaaagtttcacagagttattagcccttttgaaagatatgcttcctgaggataatgttcttcccaatcgaacatatgagaccaaaaagatgttgtgctctattggcatgagctatgataagatacatgcatgtccaaacgattgcgttttgtttcgaaatgagtatgcatcgttaaatgagtgtcctaaatgcggtgtctcgcgatataagaacaagttgtctccagcaaaagtcttgtggtattttcctgttattccgagatttagacgcatgtttcgtagtgaaaccgattcaagacacttgacctggcatgcagatgaaagaattatagatggaaaatatcgacatccggcagattcaccacagtggttgaaaattgataatgattatcctgaatttggagaagaatcaagaaacattcgcttggcattatctactgatggaatgaacccacacggtatccagagtatctcacacagtacatggcctgtgattattatgatttataacctacctccatggctatgtatgaagcgtaagtacatgatgttgtctatgttgatttctggacctaaacaaccagggaatgacatagacgtgtacttgaagcccttaatcgaagatttaaagattttgtgggagaccggtgtggaggtttatgatggatataggaaagaaagtttcaacttgagggcgatgttgtttggcacaattaatgattttccagcatacggaaatctatcagggtatagcataaaaggtcaatgtgcgtgtcctatttgtgaagataaaacatattggaagcgcttggagtttggtcagaagaatgtctttctcggtcatcggagattcttaaattcaaatcatcactaccgtggatggagaaaggcgttcaatggagagacagaacaaggcagagctccacctatattgacgggtgatcaaatttttgaaaaggtgaaagatttggatactcagtttggcaagccttttgcccagacacttgtcaaaagtgggtggaagaagaggtcagttttttttgaattgtcgtattggaagtccttgtatgtgagacattttcttgatgttatgcatattgaaaaaaatgtatttgaaagtgttattggcacgttactcaatatacaaggaaagtctaaggatggccttaaggcaagaaaggacttgatagcgatgggaataagaactgaattaggacccttgaagaaaggaaaacgaacatatataccgcctgctgcttatactctatctagaaaggagaaaaaaacattgtgtaagtttctaagtgaagttaaagttccagaagggtactcttcagatattagaagacttgtgtctatgaaagacctcaagttaaagagtttaaagacccatgattgccatgttataatggaacattttctcccaataggtatacgttctattcttccagaaaaagtaagaagctctataactaagttgtgttctttcttcaagtcaatttgcagtaaggtgatcaatcctgcgatcttaccaatgttgcaaaaagaaatcgttattactttgtgtgagcttgaaatgttttttcctccatcattttttgacataatggtacatctagttgttcatcttgtgaaagagacacaattgtgtggaccagcttatatgagatggatgtaccctgttgaacgttatatgaaaatattaaaagggtacgtgaagaaccgaagtcgaccagaaggttgtatggttgaaagatacattgttgaagaagcgattgagttttgtactgaatatttgtctaatgttcagtcaaccggactccccaagtctcagcttgtcgaaaagaaagaaggaaaaaatctaattggaaataaaatcgtggcagtatcaagggtcgaacgggatcaagtgcatttgtatgttctgcacaatgagaatgaggttgagccgtatgttgaaattcacaaggatgttctccgaggtttaaattccaatagaaatgaaaattggatagtacgagagcacaatcgatgttttataccttggtttaaggatcatatttattcaaagtattattcagatcccgcttcaataacaaaaaggttgagatgcttagcatatggtccaagtttccatgttttttcttatagcgcatacgcgattaatggatacacattttataccaaagaacaagatgataaaagtactatgcagaatagtggtgtcaccgtggtagctgaagcaatgcacatatcaagtgtgaaggacttaaaccccaaatttgcaaatctgtcgtattttggtgttatcgagcgcatttgggtgtttgattatgagaagtttcagattcctatatttggttgcaagtgggttgaaaataataacggcattcgaatggataa is a window of Lathyrus oleraceus cultivar Zhongwan6 chromosome 6, CAAS_Psat_ZW6_1.0, whole genome shotgun sequence DNA encoding:
- the LOC127091283 gene encoding alpha-amylase, which produces MKFLHSLCFLYLCISIFPFSSSTILFQGFNWASAEKEGGWWNFLKTKVPDIADAGVQYVWLPPPSNSHDDGPQGYLPKRLYDLDTSKYGNKEELKSLVSAFRDRGVKCVSDIVINHRTAERLDNNGLSIFEGGTPDTRLDWDVSYICSNDVQFKGTGNPDTGEDWPGAPDIDHTNPKVQQELSDWMNWLKTEVGFVGWRLDMVVGYAPRFSKTYVEKTSPDFAVGELYRGVELGSDGKPLANQDAHRETLVNWVNAAGGVVTTFDFTTKMILGAAVEGELWRMKDANGKPPGMIGIMPSNAVTFVDNHDTGSQKLWPFPSDKVMLGYVYILTHPGHPTIFYDHYIEWGLMEPIKKLTAIRKRNGITATSSVNILAAEGDLYMAKIDDKIIVKIGPKLDLGNLLPSNAVVAADGKDYAVWEIK